A region of Lycium barbarum isolate Lr01 chromosome 3, ASM1917538v2, whole genome shotgun sequence DNA encodes the following proteins:
- the LOC132631958 gene encoding uncharacterized protein LOC132631958: MATLQDQNISIHFDGASLFGKNDTSKALKKGGGLGGRKALNDISNSAKPSSLQASKKNYSTGVISIGKDLNATKNFAKGGRKALGDLTNSSKPSTQQGSKKGLDKKLSAAAAANTPTCIAEEQFLHDHQKCIKAQRKVMDMDFFLKEVGLDNDIPVQLVASPHAPKLPMKSMSSMYELETPVKKHFEVEEMPELLMYDQCEKRGTCGDCSPSLGSPISPKLSSYMNWKDVSAPCFALTGTPNLPKH; the protein is encoded by the exons ATGGCTACGCTTCAGGATCAGAATATCAGTATACATTTTGATG GGGCTTCTTTGTTTGGAAAGAATGATACTTCCAAGGCCCTGAAGAAAGGAGGAGGACTTGGTGGAAGAAAAGCACTTAATGACATCTCAAACTCAGCAAAGCCTTCTTCTCTGCAGGCATCAAAGAAAAACTACTCCACTGGTGTAATTTCCATCGGGAAAGATCTTAATGCCACTAAAAACTTTGCTAAGGGTGGCAGGAAAGCGCTCGGTGATCTTACAAACTCGAGCAAGCCATCAACGCAGCAGGGGTCCAAGAAGGGACTTGATAAGAAATTGAGTGCTGCTGCAGCAGCGAATACTCCAACTTGTATAGCTGAAGAACAATTCCTGCATGATCATCAGAAGTGCATCAAAGCACAGAGAAAGGTGATGGACATGGATTTTTTTCTGAAGGAAGTTGGACTAGACAATG ATATCCCTGTGCAGCTAGTAGCATCTCCACATGCGCCTAAACTGCCAATGAAATCAATG TCTTCGATGTACGAGCTAGAGACCCCTGTGAAGAAGCACTTTGAGGTGGAAGAGATGCCAGAACTGCTGATGTATGATCAGTGTGAAAAAAGGGGAACTTGTGGAGATTGTTCACCTTCTCTGGGATCTCCTATATCACCAAAGCTATCTTCATATATGAACTGGAAAGATGTAAGCGCTCCATGTTTCGCCTTGACTGGAACACCCAACCTACCAAAGCATTGA